One genomic region from Lycorma delicatula isolate Av1 chromosome 9, ASM4794821v1, whole genome shotgun sequence encodes:
- the LOC142329678 gene encoding uncharacterized protein LOC142329678 isoform X2 translates to MDSTSPTAVMMDMDNNMYFDDLHRHMFDDDDDDVLRSHPRGRSDLRAHLDDLARRHPEFAEHLRSPPGWVSDFHSGGGHSGSSSSSGHFREGGGYFGDSEPSNNQNQPQNHHQHQQQQQQQQPEEQQPNWYSPSQENIRENKVGNDNTFSQSSVGRDNLSQHGLRNTDPEIGLKGQAAAKEDRNQRSMSAPPDGRSQMNTDKPQRFVSKIEINPVNPATGQCASSNNDSAGKPPMAPPKHQQSQPQQQVPPPPPPPPQQKHSTVRHIPIFVEGRDEPVLPKNVEQEFTIPTSKQQHFSSPQQHFHHQQQPSQFGPQQHHNHPQQSQAPPPQQSNRKQSEQQPQHPQNQHQENPQKQQPQTEKTQKINDPIFQVQLIQKEVDKLRQKINDFKGNSRSDKEFIYLDEMLTRNLIKLDNIETEGKENVRATRKEAIKCIQQCISLLESKVPQTPVTQTPSSSNIIADNEESNNKMDVDCDNKTAVTNNNSDESKNNNKKCNDNSCGIEKENTSPAKELCGNVQKMDTDEHNNESSNKICEDDKMSVNEEKQQQIQKDVPSEAETSKSTDKSSDDKKEVAPNASTPANTTTEVKC, encoded by the exons ATGGATAGCACTTCTCCCACTGCTGTTATGATGGACATggataataatatgtattttgacGATTTACAT aggcaTATGTTTGACGATGATGACGATGATGTATTGAGATCTCATCCCCGTGGCCGAAGTGATTTAAGAGCACATTTAGACGATTTAGCAAGACGACATCCAGAATTTGCAGAACATCTTCGTTCTCCTCCCGGTTGGGTTTCTGATTTCCATTCAGGCGGTGGTCATTCTGGTTCATCGTCATCTAGTGGTCATTTCAGAGAAGGTGGTGGATATTTTGGTGATAGTGAGCCAAGTAATAATCAGAATCAACCTCAAAACCACCATCAACAtcagcaacagcagcagcagcaacaaccAGAAGAGCAGCAGCCAAATTGGTATTCACCATCTCAGGAAAACATTCGGGAAAATAAAGTAGGTAACGATAATACTTTCAGCCAATCATCTGTTGGTCGTGATAATTTATCGCAACACGGTTTAAGAAACACTGATCCCGAAATCGGGCTTAAAGGTCAAGCAGCGGCTAAAGAAGATAGAAATCAGAGATCTATGTCTGCTCCACCAGACGGTAGATCTCAGATGAATACCGACAAACCGCAAAggtttgtttcaaaaattgaaattaatccGGTCAATCCAGCTACAGGTCAGTGTGCATCATCCAATAACGATAGTGCTGGAAAGCCTCCAATGGCTCCACCTAAACATCAACAATCTCAACCACAGCAACAGGTACCACCACCGCCGCCACCACCACCACAGCAAAAACATTCAACTGTTCGACATATACCGATATTCGTCGAAGGTAGGGATGAACCTGTGTTACCAAAGAATGTTGAACAAGAATTTACTATACCGACTTCGAAGCAACAACATTTTTCATCACCACAACAACATTTCCATCATCAGCAACAACCATCACAGTTTGGTCCACAGCAGCACCACAATCATCCCCAACAGTCACAAGCTCCTCCACCTCAGCAATCAAATAGAAAACAATCAGAGCAGCAACCGCAGCATCCACAAAATCAACATCAGGAGAATCCCCAAAAACAACAGCCACAAACAGAGAAGACGCAAAAAATTAATGATCCAATATTTCAGGTACAGCTTATTCAAAAAGAAGTCGATAAATTAAGgcaaaaaataaacgattttaaagGTAACAGTAGGTCCGATAAAGAGTTTATATATTTGGATGAAATGTTGACTAGAAACCTTATTAAGTTAGACAATATAGAGACTGAAGGGAAAGAGAATGTTAGAGCTACTAGAAAAGAGGCGATTAAATGTATACAGCAGTGTATCAGTCTATTAGAATCAAAAGTTCCTCAAACGCCTGTAACACAGACACCTTCTTCATCAAACATTATCGCCGATAATGAGGAATCCAATAACAAAATGGATGTTGATTGTGATAATAAAACTGCAGTGACCAATAATAATTCCGATGAAAGCAAGAACAATAATAAGAAATGTAATGATAACAGCTGTGGTATCGAAAAAGAAAATACATCACCGGCTAAAGAGTTGTGTGGGAATGTTCAAAAAATGGATACAGATGAACATAACAATGAAAGcagtaataaaatttgtgaagatGATAAAATGTCTGTCAATGAGGAAAAACAGCAACAGATACAAAAAGATGTTCCATCTGAAGCAGAAACTTCAAAATCTACTGATAAATCATCTGATGATAAGAAAGAAGTAGCACCTAATGCTTCAACACCTGCTAATACGACAACCgaagttaaatgttaa
- the LOC142329678 gene encoding uncharacterized protein LOC142329678 isoform X1: MSYSFRDKPRTRLSDRLRGKSGDELLQELRQEFDKDRKMFYDSNPNWGFTPAGSAFPRRHMFDDDDDDVLRSHPRGRSDLRAHLDDLARRHPEFAEHLRSPPGWVSDFHSGGGHSGSSSSSGHFREGGGYFGDSEPSNNQNQPQNHHQHQQQQQQQQPEEQQPNWYSPSQENIRENKVGNDNTFSQSSVGRDNLSQHGLRNTDPEIGLKGQAAAKEDRNQRSMSAPPDGRSQMNTDKPQRFVSKIEINPVNPATGQCASSNNDSAGKPPMAPPKHQQSQPQQQVPPPPPPPPQQKHSTVRHIPIFVEGRDEPVLPKNVEQEFTIPTSKQQHFSSPQQHFHHQQQPSQFGPQQHHNHPQQSQAPPPQQSNRKQSEQQPQHPQNQHQENPQKQQPQTEKTQKINDPIFQVQLIQKEVDKLRQKINDFKGNSRSDKEFIYLDEMLTRNLIKLDNIETEGKENVRATRKEAIKCIQQCISLLESKVPQTPVTQTPSSSNIIADNEESNNKMDVDCDNKTAVTNNNSDESKNNNKKCNDNSCGIEKENTSPAKELCGNVQKMDTDEHNNESSNKICEDDKMSVNEEKQQQIQKDVPSEAETSKSTDKSSDDKKEVAPNASTPANTTTEVKC, encoded by the coding sequence aggcaTATGTTTGACGATGATGACGATGATGTATTGAGATCTCATCCCCGTGGCCGAAGTGATTTAAGAGCACATTTAGACGATTTAGCAAGACGACATCCAGAATTTGCAGAACATCTTCGTTCTCCTCCCGGTTGGGTTTCTGATTTCCATTCAGGCGGTGGTCATTCTGGTTCATCGTCATCTAGTGGTCATTTCAGAGAAGGTGGTGGATATTTTGGTGATAGTGAGCCAAGTAATAATCAGAATCAACCTCAAAACCACCATCAACAtcagcaacagcagcagcagcaacaaccAGAAGAGCAGCAGCCAAATTGGTATTCACCATCTCAGGAAAACATTCGGGAAAATAAAGTAGGTAACGATAATACTTTCAGCCAATCATCTGTTGGTCGTGATAATTTATCGCAACACGGTTTAAGAAACACTGATCCCGAAATCGGGCTTAAAGGTCAAGCAGCGGCTAAAGAAGATAGAAATCAGAGATCTATGTCTGCTCCACCAGACGGTAGATCTCAGATGAATACCGACAAACCGCAAAggtttgtttcaaaaattgaaattaatccGGTCAATCCAGCTACAGGTCAGTGTGCATCATCCAATAACGATAGTGCTGGAAAGCCTCCAATGGCTCCACCTAAACATCAACAATCTCAACCACAGCAACAGGTACCACCACCGCCGCCACCACCACCACAGCAAAAACATTCAACTGTTCGACATATACCGATATTCGTCGAAGGTAGGGATGAACCTGTGTTACCAAAGAATGTTGAACAAGAATTTACTATACCGACTTCGAAGCAACAACATTTTTCATCACCACAACAACATTTCCATCATCAGCAACAACCATCACAGTTTGGTCCACAGCAGCACCACAATCATCCCCAACAGTCACAAGCTCCTCCACCTCAGCAATCAAATAGAAAACAATCAGAGCAGCAACCGCAGCATCCACAAAATCAACATCAGGAGAATCCCCAAAAACAACAGCCACAAACAGAGAAGACGCAAAAAATTAATGATCCAATATTTCAGGTACAGCTTATTCAAAAAGAAGTCGATAAATTAAGgcaaaaaataaacgattttaaagGTAACAGTAGGTCCGATAAAGAGTTTATATATTTGGATGAAATGTTGACTAGAAACCTTATTAAGTTAGACAATATAGAGACTGAAGGGAAAGAGAATGTTAGAGCTACTAGAAAAGAGGCGATTAAATGTATACAGCAGTGTATCAGTCTATTAGAATCAAAAGTTCCTCAAACGCCTGTAACACAGACACCTTCTTCATCAAACATTATCGCCGATAATGAGGAATCCAATAACAAAATGGATGTTGATTGTGATAATAAAACTGCAGTGACCAATAATAATTCCGATGAAAGCAAGAACAATAATAAGAAATGTAATGATAACAGCTGTGGTATCGAAAAAGAAAATACATCACCGGCTAAAGAGTTGTGTGGGAATGTTCAAAAAATGGATACAGATGAACATAACAATGAAAGcagtaataaaatttgtgaagatGATAAAATGTCTGTCAATGAGGAAAAACAGCAACAGATACAAAAAGATGTTCCATCTGAAGCAGAAACTTCAAAATCTACTGATAAATCATCTGATGATAAGAAAGAAGTAGCACCTAATGCTTCAACACCTGCTAATACGACAACCgaagttaaatgttaa
- the LOC142329678 gene encoding uncharacterized protein LOC142329678 isoform X3: protein MFDDDDDDVLRSHPRGRSDLRAHLDDLARRHPEFAEHLRSPPGWVSDFHSGGGHSGSSSSSGHFREGGGYFGDSEPSNNQNQPQNHHQHQQQQQQQQPEEQQPNWYSPSQENIRENKVGNDNTFSQSSVGRDNLSQHGLRNTDPEIGLKGQAAAKEDRNQRSMSAPPDGRSQMNTDKPQRFVSKIEINPVNPATGQCASSNNDSAGKPPMAPPKHQQSQPQQQVPPPPPPPPQQKHSTVRHIPIFVEGRDEPVLPKNVEQEFTIPTSKQQHFSSPQQHFHHQQQPSQFGPQQHHNHPQQSQAPPPQQSNRKQSEQQPQHPQNQHQENPQKQQPQTEKTQKINDPIFQVQLIQKEVDKLRQKINDFKGNSRSDKEFIYLDEMLTRNLIKLDNIETEGKENVRATRKEAIKCIQQCISLLESKVPQTPVTQTPSSSNIIADNEESNNKMDVDCDNKTAVTNNNSDESKNNNKKCNDNSCGIEKENTSPAKELCGNVQKMDTDEHNNESSNKICEDDKMSVNEEKQQQIQKDVPSEAETSKSTDKSSDDKKEVAPNASTPANTTTEVKC, encoded by the coding sequence ATGTTTGACGATGATGACGATGATGTATTGAGATCTCATCCCCGTGGCCGAAGTGATTTAAGAGCACATTTAGACGATTTAGCAAGACGACATCCAGAATTTGCAGAACATCTTCGTTCTCCTCCCGGTTGGGTTTCTGATTTCCATTCAGGCGGTGGTCATTCTGGTTCATCGTCATCTAGTGGTCATTTCAGAGAAGGTGGTGGATATTTTGGTGATAGTGAGCCAAGTAATAATCAGAATCAACCTCAAAACCACCATCAACAtcagcaacagcagcagcagcaacaaccAGAAGAGCAGCAGCCAAATTGGTATTCACCATCTCAGGAAAACATTCGGGAAAATAAAGTAGGTAACGATAATACTTTCAGCCAATCATCTGTTGGTCGTGATAATTTATCGCAACACGGTTTAAGAAACACTGATCCCGAAATCGGGCTTAAAGGTCAAGCAGCGGCTAAAGAAGATAGAAATCAGAGATCTATGTCTGCTCCACCAGACGGTAGATCTCAGATGAATACCGACAAACCGCAAAggtttgtttcaaaaattgaaattaatccGGTCAATCCAGCTACAGGTCAGTGTGCATCATCCAATAACGATAGTGCTGGAAAGCCTCCAATGGCTCCACCTAAACATCAACAATCTCAACCACAGCAACAGGTACCACCACCGCCGCCACCACCACCACAGCAAAAACATTCAACTGTTCGACATATACCGATATTCGTCGAAGGTAGGGATGAACCTGTGTTACCAAAGAATGTTGAACAAGAATTTACTATACCGACTTCGAAGCAACAACATTTTTCATCACCACAACAACATTTCCATCATCAGCAACAACCATCACAGTTTGGTCCACAGCAGCACCACAATCATCCCCAACAGTCACAAGCTCCTCCACCTCAGCAATCAAATAGAAAACAATCAGAGCAGCAACCGCAGCATCCACAAAATCAACATCAGGAGAATCCCCAAAAACAACAGCCACAAACAGAGAAGACGCAAAAAATTAATGATCCAATATTTCAGGTACAGCTTATTCAAAAAGAAGTCGATAAATTAAGgcaaaaaataaacgattttaaagGTAACAGTAGGTCCGATAAAGAGTTTATATATTTGGATGAAATGTTGACTAGAAACCTTATTAAGTTAGACAATATAGAGACTGAAGGGAAAGAGAATGTTAGAGCTACTAGAAAAGAGGCGATTAAATGTATACAGCAGTGTATCAGTCTATTAGAATCAAAAGTTCCTCAAACGCCTGTAACACAGACACCTTCTTCATCAAACATTATCGCCGATAATGAGGAATCCAATAACAAAATGGATGTTGATTGTGATAATAAAACTGCAGTGACCAATAATAATTCCGATGAAAGCAAGAACAATAATAAGAAATGTAATGATAACAGCTGTGGTATCGAAAAAGAAAATACATCACCGGCTAAAGAGTTGTGTGGGAATGTTCAAAAAATGGATACAGATGAACATAACAATGAAAGcagtaataaaatttgtgaagatGATAAAATGTCTGTCAATGAGGAAAAACAGCAACAGATACAAAAAGATGTTCCATCTGAAGCAGAAACTTCAAAATCTACTGATAAATCATCTGATGATAAGAAAGAAGTAGCACCTAATGCTTCAACACCTGCTAATACGACAACCgaagttaaatgttaa